A genomic segment from Nitrospira lenta encodes:
- the fliR gene encoding flagellar biosynthetic protein FliR produces MGLTQTIHILLPQFQAFLVLVSRIGGLLAALPVFSGRTIPVKVKLGLVLTLSLMLASSIPMPAISLDPMILVGGMLSEMMIGVTIGLAVRLLFGALEVAGELLGIQMGFGAVHLFDPTTSQQTPMLAQFFTMLASLIFLSLNAHLFAMATIIHSYEAIPAFGAHLSSHLGEEILLLSQRMFTIGLKLSAPVLIAILLINVLMALLGRAVPQVQVFVLSFPITIAGGLLVLSIGMPFTVSLIGSEFEQLQLTIEALLRSLGRG; encoded by the coding sequence ATGGGACTGACGCAGACGATTCACATTCTTCTTCCCCAGTTCCAGGCGTTTCTTGTCCTGGTGTCCCGCATCGGGGGATTGCTGGCCGCGCTGCCGGTCTTCAGCGGACGGACGATTCCCGTCAAGGTCAAGCTTGGATTAGTGCTGACGTTGAGCCTGATGCTGGCTTCATCGATTCCGATGCCCGCCATTTCACTGGATCCCATGATCTTGGTGGGCGGCATGCTCAGCGAGATGATGATTGGAGTCACAATCGGCTTGGCAGTTCGCCTGCTGTTCGGCGCGTTGGAAGTCGCCGGCGAGCTATTGGGAATTCAAATGGGCTTCGGTGCGGTCCACCTGTTCGACCCCACGACATCGCAACAAACGCCGATGCTCGCCCAGTTCTTTACCATGCTGGCCTCGTTGATCTTTCTCTCATTGAATGCCCATCTGTTCGCCATGGCGACCATCATTCACAGCTATGAGGCGATTCCCGCATTCGGCGCCCATTTGTCTTCGCACCTGGGCGAAGAAATTCTTCTGCTCTCGCAGCGGATGTTTACGATCGGTCTGAAACTGTCCGCGCCGGTGCTGATTGCCATTTTGCTCATCAACGTGCTCATGGCCTTGCTCGGCCGCGCCGTCCCGCAAGTGCAGGTCTTTGTCTTAAGCTTTCCCATTACGATTGCGGGCGGGTTGCTCGTGCTGAGTATCGGCATGCCGTTTACCGTGTCGTTGATCGGGTCGGAGTTCGAACAACTCCAACTCACGATCGAAGCCTTACTGAGGAGTCTCGGACGTGGCTGA
- the fliQ gene encoding flagellar biosynthesis protein FliQ produces MTPEMVTELGRQALETTLLVSAPILGLSLLVGLVVSAFQAMTQLNEPTLSFVPKVLTLFGAILVFLPWMLGIMTSFMTNLLTNIPDYIR; encoded by the coding sequence ATGACACCAGAAATGGTCACTGAACTTGGCCGGCAAGCACTGGAAACGACTCTTCTGGTCTCGGCTCCTATCTTAGGGTTGAGTCTGTTGGTCGGTTTGGTCGTGAGCGCGTTTCAAGCCATGACGCAATTGAATGAGCCGACCTTGAGCTTTGTGCCCAAGGTCTTAACGCTCTTCGGCGCGATTCTCGTGTTCTTGCCCTGGATGCTGGGCATCATGACCAGCTTCATGACGAATCTTCTGACCAATATTCCTGACTACATTCGCTAG
- the fliP gene encoding flagellar type III secretion system pore protein FliP (The bacterial flagellar biogenesis protein FliP forms a type III secretion system (T3SS)-type pore required for flagellar assembly.), with product MYSLTRKVLPWTRFVLLGILLLLGLEMATPDQVWAAGPSVSIDLGSDSPKQTAVVIQILILLTVLSLAPALFIMVTSFTRIVIVLSFLRQALGTQSVPPNQVLLALALFLTMFIMAPVGQQVYGEALQPLLAEQLSYEEAWKKGIEPVRGFMLRQLRDKDLELFITLSKIPKPEKIADVPTHVVIPAFILSELRISFQIGFLIYIPFLIVDMVVASILMSMGMMLLPPAVISLPFKLILFVLADGWYLVVGSMVRSFQ from the coding sequence ATGTATAGCCTGACGCGCAAGGTGCTGCCCTGGACGAGATTCGTGCTGCTGGGGATCCTGCTCCTTCTCGGCCTGGAGATGGCGACGCCGGATCAAGTGTGGGCCGCCGGCCCGTCGGTGAGCATCGATCTGGGATCGGATTCGCCGAAGCAGACCGCCGTCGTCATTCAGATTCTGATTCTCTTGACGGTCCTCTCGCTGGCGCCGGCGCTCTTCATCATGGTGACGTCGTTTACGCGGATTGTGATCGTCCTCTCGTTTCTCCGCCAAGCACTCGGTACGCAATCGGTTCCGCCGAATCAAGTGTTGCTGGCGCTCGCCTTGTTTCTCACGATGTTCATCATGGCTCCCGTCGGACAGCAAGTCTACGGCGAAGCGCTGCAACCGCTCCTGGCCGAACAGCTGTCCTATGAAGAGGCCTGGAAGAAGGGCATCGAGCCGGTCAGGGGATTCATGTTGCGCCAGCTCCGGGACAAAGACCTCGAGCTCTTCATCACGCTCAGCAAGATTCCTAAACCGGAAAAGATCGCCGATGTGCCGACTCATGTGGTGATCCCGGCTTTTATTCTGAGTGAGCTGCGCATCTCCTTTCAGATCGGGTTCTTGATCTATATCCCGTTTCTGATTGTGGACATGGTCGTGGCCAGCATTCTGATGTCGATGGGTATGATGCTCTTGCCGCCGGCGGTCATTTCATTGCCGTTCAAACTCATTCTATTTGTCTTGGCCGACGGATGGTATCTCGTCGTCGGCTCCATGGTAAGGAGCTTTCAGTAA
- a CDS encoding flagellar biosynthetic protein FliO — protein sequence MVDVWESMGRTLLALGAVLLLMGAVAWVARRVFAQRMGLSGGTPLIQVVANSYLAPRQSIALVAIAGQYFAVGVTAETLIPLGRIEATEQLATLVTSSGQTGIPNGLSPRNLLSAQWWQDVTNALGQGKQGGPHV from the coding sequence GTGGTTGACGTGTGGGAAAGCATGGGCCGGACACTCTTGGCGCTAGGGGCGGTCCTCCTTCTGATGGGAGCCGTGGCCTGGGTCGCGCGTCGCGTGTTCGCGCAACGCATGGGCCTGTCGGGCGGCACGCCGCTCATTCAAGTCGTGGCGAACAGTTACCTCGCTCCACGGCAATCGATCGCCCTGGTTGCCATTGCCGGTCAATACTTTGCCGTCGGGGTGACGGCAGAGACGCTGATTCCCCTCGGTCGTATTGAAGCCACGGAACAGTTGGCGACCCTCGTAACATCTTCCGGTCAGACCGGTATTCCCAACGGACTATCCCCTCGCAACTTGCTGTCGGCTCAATGGTGGCAGGATGTCACCAACGCCTTGGGGCAGGGGAAGCAAGGCGGACCGCATGTATAG
- the fliN gene encoding flagellar motor switch protein FliN — protein sequence MADDDVNQAADTTTQEAAAAAPASFPPVTNTAVAEQPKNIDFILDIPMKVSIYVGSTKMAIRDLLQLAQGSVIELDKLAGEPMEVMVNNKLVAKGEVVVVNEKFGIRLTDVVSAAERVKQLA from the coding sequence ATGGCTGACGACGATGTGAATCAAGCTGCCGACACGACGACGCAAGAGGCTGCCGCCGCGGCGCCGGCCTCGTTTCCGCCGGTAACGAATACGGCGGTCGCGGAACAGCCGAAGAATATCGACTTCATTCTCGATATTCCGATGAAGGTATCCATCTACGTCGGGTCGACGAAAATGGCGATTCGAGACCTCTTGCAGCTCGCGCAAGGCTCGGTCATCGAGCTCGATAAATTGGCCGGCGAACCGATGGAAGTCATGGTGAACAATAAGCTGGTGGCCAAGGGCGAAGTGGTCGTCGTGAACGAAAAGTTCGGGATCAGGCTCACCGATGTGGTGAGCGCGGCGGAACGTGTCAAGCAACTGGCCTAA
- the fliM gene encoding flagellar motor switch protein FliM — protein MEKILSQDEIDALLNGVVSGEVETAPAAETAAEATTGVKGYDLLNQERIIRGRMPTLEMINDRFVRRQAVAWTGVLREAIEFVVVGTQVIKFGEFLKKIPMPSSLNVFHMAPLRGSGLFVMDAFLVYLLVDYFFGGKGQTHVKPEGRDFTAVQLRMIKKLLMLALADLEKAWQAIMPVKVDYVRSESNPQFAMVVTASEVVIVVTLQVIIGETTRDLFVVYPYSMLEPIKEKLYSGLVSDQLEQDGSWNSKFRDLIHECELPIAVKLGSTTVTVQDVLNFAPGDVVMLDQRPGDPLECYVEDYLKFLGSPGVFKGNHACRVTKVLA, from the coding sequence ATGGAAAAGATTCTTTCACAAGATGAGATCGATGCGCTGTTGAACGGCGTGGTCTCCGGTGAAGTCGAAACCGCGCCGGCGGCCGAGACGGCGGCGGAAGCGACGACCGGCGTGAAGGGGTACGATCTCCTCAATCAGGAGCGGATTATCCGGGGACGCATGCCGACCCTGGAGATGATCAACGATCGGTTTGTCCGGCGCCAAGCCGTCGCCTGGACCGGCGTGCTCCGCGAAGCGATCGAATTTGTCGTGGTCGGAACACAGGTCATCAAATTCGGCGAGTTTCTGAAAAAGATTCCCATGCCGTCCTCGCTCAATGTGTTTCACATGGCTCCTCTGCGAGGCAGCGGGCTCTTCGTGATGGATGCCTTTCTCGTGTATCTGCTGGTCGACTATTTTTTCGGCGGGAAGGGACAAACGCATGTGAAGCCCGAAGGGCGAGACTTTACCGCCGTACAACTCCGCATGATCAAGAAGCTGCTCATGTTGGCGCTCGCGGATTTGGAAAAGGCCTGGCAGGCGATTATGCCGGTGAAGGTGGATTATGTGCGCTCCGAGAGTAATCCCCAATTTGCCATGGTAGTGACGGCTTCAGAGGTCGTCATTGTAGTGACGCTGCAAGTCATCATCGGGGAGACCACCCGGGATCTGTTCGTGGTGTATCCCTATTCGATGCTGGAACCCATCAAGGAAAAGCTCTACTCAGGACTGGTGTCGGATCAGCTGGAACAGGATGGGTCCTGGAACAGCAAGTTCCGCGATCTGATTCATGAGTGCGAGTTGCCGATCGCGGTGAAATTGGGTTCCACCACCGTCACTGTCCAGGACGTGCTGAACTTTGCGCCCGGCGACGTGGTGATGCTGGATCAGCGCCCCGGCGATCCGCTGGAATGCTATGTCGAGGACTATCTCAAGTTTTTGGGAAGCCCCGGGGTATTTAAAGGCAATCACGCCTGTCGTGTCACGAAAGTGCTGGCGTAA
- a CDS encoding flagellar basal body-associated FliL family protein produces the protein MSDEAAAATPEADKPAAPAPALPIKLLIIVVAAALVAGLGGAFVIVKFMGGQSHGGGEAADEHKTEASAKSEGHGEAAGKASPGVVFDLDPFIVNLADAPDIRYLKLTIKLEVENEGVSANLSGRIPQLRDTILVLLSSKDSAMIRSPQGKFQLRDEITQRVNGLLPKPGVKTAYFTDFVVQ, from the coding sequence ATGTCAGATGAAGCAGCAGCAGCAACCCCTGAAGCAGACAAGCCCGCAGCGCCGGCACCGGCGCTTCCCATTAAGCTTCTTATTATTGTCGTCGCCGCGGCGCTCGTCGCCGGACTTGGTGGCGCCTTTGTCATCGTGAAATTCATGGGGGGCCAGAGCCACGGTGGGGGAGAGGCGGCGGATGAGCATAAGACGGAGGCGTCGGCAAAATCCGAAGGGCATGGCGAAGCCGCAGGGAAAGCAAGCCCCGGCGTGGTGTTCGATCTGGATCCGTTCATTGTCAATCTGGCCGACGCGCCGGACATTCGCTATCTCAAACTGACCATTAAGTTAGAGGTGGAGAATGAAGGGGTCTCGGCGAATCTGTCAGGCCGTATTCCTCAATTGCGCGACACCATTCTGGTGCTGCTCTCAAGCAAAGACTCGGCCATGATTCGAAGTCCGCAGGGCAAATTTCAACTTCGAGATGAGATTACGCAACGAGTCAACGGCCTGCTGCCCAAGCCGGGGGTGAAGACCGCCTACTTTACGGACTTCGTGGTTCAGTAG
- a CDS encoding flagellar hook protein FlgE: MGILSSLFAGVSGLNANGTALSVIGNNIANLSTVGFKGSRATFADLISSSISGGSGSVQTGIGVALTSVQGDFTQGSLATSSNVLDLAIDGNGFFVMKDKQNGTFYGRNGLFRLNKDSVVVDPTGFKLQGFLADTTGTITGNIGDIALPTTTASPNPTTTALLAANLNSSTATTGVRANIIGSSASVTTTAAGNNAFTINLNGDGVRTVTVANGLTGSALAGAIQSAVRSLTAVNPYLQGAYDGFEATVGASNIFTLRSGLSGTTNDVATNNSTVVVAASGANTLASTLNLLAGASTTGSDFNVSDPVGTSNFTTSLTVYDSLGNDHLLTTYFTKVGSNTWNYNVVSSTADVNTANYHSSNIDTTLGIVRVGAGTLTFGTDGTLQREGPVTRFDTNTAAGTVGTNPGELQIDFVGATQDQLIDINFGDSVITDGGNGLTGTTQFGSTSALVQQTQNGYAAGSLQAFSVDTNGVISGRFSNGQLRALAQVVLARFPDPIGLTRTGKNTFAESGNSGQPVTGSPDSAGLGRVLSNSLELSNVDLGQSFIDMIAAQRGFQANSRVITTSDEILQELVNLKR; encoded by the coding sequence ATGGGTATTCTGTCGTCTCTGTTTGCCGGTGTGAGCGGTCTCAATGCCAACGGCACGGCATTGTCGGTCATCGGAAACAACATCGCCAATCTCAGCACCGTCGGGTTCAAGGGGAGTCGCGCCACGTTCGCCGACCTGATCAGCTCCTCGATCTCAGGCGGATCAGGCTCAGTCCAGACCGGAATCGGTGTGGCGCTCACCTCCGTGCAGGGTGATTTTACGCAGGGATCGCTGGCCACCTCCTCGAATGTGCTCGATCTGGCTATCGACGGCAACGGGTTCTTTGTGATGAAAGACAAGCAGAACGGAACATTCTACGGACGTAATGGGCTGTTCCGCTTGAATAAAGACAGCGTCGTGGTCGATCCCACCGGGTTCAAACTGCAGGGATTCCTCGCCGACACGACTGGGACCATCACCGGCAATATCGGAGACATTGCCTTGCCGACCACCACGGCGTCGCCGAACCCAACCACCACGGCGCTATTGGCCGCCAACCTGAATTCCAGCACGGCGACCACCGGCGTTCGCGCAAATATTATCGGATCGTCCGCCTCGGTCACGACGACGGCGGCCGGCAATAATGCCTTTACGATCAACTTGAATGGCGATGGCGTGCGGACGGTGACGGTGGCGAACGGCCTCACTGGGTCGGCATTGGCCGGTGCCATACAGAGTGCGGTGCGGAGTCTGACGGCGGTCAACCCCTACCTGCAAGGGGCCTATGACGGCTTTGAAGCCACGGTGGGCGCGAGTAATATCTTCACCTTGCGATCCGGCCTCTCCGGCACGACGAACGATGTCGCGACGAATAACAGCACCGTCGTGGTGGCCGCAAGCGGCGCCAATACCCTGGCATCGACCCTCAACCTGCTGGCCGGTGCGTCGACCACCGGCTCCGATTTCAACGTGTCGGATCCGGTCGGCACCTCGAACTTCACCACCTCGCTGACGGTCTACGATTCGTTGGGGAACGATCACCTGTTGACCACCTATTTCACGAAAGTGGGATCGAATACCTGGAACTATAACGTCGTGTCGAGCACCGCCGACGTGAATACGGCCAACTATCATTCCAGTAATATCGATACCACGCTCGGGATCGTCCGAGTCGGCGCCGGGACCCTGACCTTCGGGACAGACGGGACGCTGCAGCGTGAAGGGCCGGTGACTCGCTTCGATACCAATACGGCGGCAGGAACGGTGGGCACGAACCCTGGAGAACTCCAGATCGACTTCGTCGGCGCCACACAGGATCAACTCATCGATATCAATTTCGGCGACAGCGTCATTACCGACGGCGGGAACGGTCTCACCGGCACCACGCAATTCGGCTCCACCTCCGCGCTGGTCCAGCAGACGCAGAACGGCTATGCCGCCGGTTCGCTCCAGGCCTTTAGCGTCGATACGAACGGCGTCATCAGCGGCCGGTTCTCGAATGGACAGCTGCGCGCCTTGGCTCAAGTGGTCCTAGCCAGGTTCCCGGATCCGATCGGCTTGACCAGGACCGGGAAAAATACCTTTGCCGAATCAGGAAACTCCGGTCAGCCGGTGACAGGATCGCCGGATAGCGCCGGTCTCGGCCGTGTCCTGTCTAATTCGCTGGAGCTCTCGAATGTCGATCTCGGTCAAAGCTTTATCGACATGATTGCCGCGCAGCGTGGCTTCCAGGCCAACTCGCGCGTGATCACGACATCGGATGAAATTCTCCAGGAGTTGGTGAATCTGAAACGATAG
- a CDS encoding flagellar hook assembly protein FlgD, with amino-acid sequence MATVGSATSQTTPGVTAPASGGIAGALSGNQQMGQNDFLKLLVTQLKNQDPLKPMDNTAFVAELAQFSQLDQSTKQVQLLEKSIAQQADSMQYTLLPMIGRNVQVEGSLIDLNNGPAKLTYALEREASTVRVTIQDKQGKALRILDLGTQSAGKQEVQWDGRNQNGQLMPNGTYQYQVLAKDSKGGAVVAAPSSVLKISGVRMVNGSPQLAAGDYVIDRNDIVELR; translated from the coding sequence ATGGCAACCGTTGGCTCAGCGACCTCACAGACGACACCCGGAGTCACAGCGCCCGCAAGCGGCGGAATCGCCGGGGCCTTGAGCGGCAACCAGCAAATGGGGCAGAACGACTTCCTCAAGCTTCTGGTCACGCAGCTGAAGAATCAAGACCCCTTGAAGCCGATGGATAACACCGCATTCGTCGCCGAGCTCGCGCAATTCAGTCAATTGGACCAGAGCACGAAACAGGTTCAGTTACTGGAGAAAAGCATCGCTCAGCAAGCGGATTCGATGCAGTACACCCTCTTGCCGATGATCGGGCGCAATGTGCAGGTCGAAGGCTCGCTCATCGATCTGAATAACGGGCCGGCTAAACTCACGTATGCGTTGGAGCGCGAAGCGAGTACCGTCCGAGTCACCATTCAGGATAAGCAGGGGAAGGCCCTTCGCATACTGGACTTGGGCACGCAGAGTGCCGGCAAACAGGAAGTCCAGTGGGACGGGCGCAATCAAAACGGGCAGTTGATGCCGAACGGAACCTATCAGTACCAGGTCCTGGCCAAAGACTCGAAGGGTGGAGCGGTCGTCGCGGCCCCAAGTTCTGTCTTGAAAATCTCCGGTGTGCGGATGGTCAACGGCAGCCCGCAACTGGCCGCCGGCGACTATGTGATCGACCGCAACGATATTGTCGAACTGCGATAA
- a CDS encoding flagellar hook-length control protein FliK: protein MDVQLPHLASAGSSNATGPQSTSRQGSGGSRRESAGSGKSFSSELQSVHTAQTSRHEAGRSQASSDEHDAHDAQTASDQPASATTAPTTSGADRGNQAGDKETEPARPDSTPMVTAPPPDVTTQSVLLALIAQPTVITDAPVPMQTAPGEQTNTAMESVMPSVMEDGTSLPITAADSSTVTQVEHKALAAASADSTAAIPSGATLQPSVDTNGQQTTLSDLATTPSGQAQPTPGELRTLQQEKPTFPLTREEQPHAPATSEVKAEPVILPNELRSQVREDLAAAHALTAEQIQRSEDNRPLVMERPMPVQDTPAPKEEDVSRQPAVALTAWQEAASQKDEGGMEWSGHDHRERPSAEQTAAQSIVPEASAPAAPSNPTLVTHGVDHRAFSSAPSAKLPADTQPAATLPPVQSTDWMPGNSTGQTKSMVLELSQADLGRVNIRVAVNQETVHTHFSSERNELGQYLMNGQDRLQSALTASGLDLGRFQVDIDRQSAGRSFEQPTSRDQSPGHAPQEERQNSGRGREETMRETTPRRGMLNLVA, encoded by the coding sequence ATGGACGTTCAACTACCGCATCTCGCATCGGCCGGCTCTTCCAACGCAACCGGCCCCCAGAGCACCTCTCGTCAAGGATCTGGAGGCAGCCGTCGAGAATCGGCCGGATCCGGAAAATCTTTTTCATCTGAATTGCAGTCGGTTCATACGGCACAGACATCCCGTCACGAGGCTGGACGCAGCCAAGCCTCGAGCGATGAGCACGATGCCCACGATGCCCAGACGGCTTCGGATCAGCCGGCGTCCGCCACAACGGCACCGACAACCTCCGGCGCCGACCGAGGCAACCAAGCCGGCGACAAAGAGACCGAACCCGCACGGCCGGACTCCACCCCCATGGTCACGGCGCCGCCGCCCGATGTGACGACGCAAAGCGTCTTGCTGGCACTGATCGCGCAGCCCACAGTCATCACAGATGCTCCAGTCCCGATGCAGACCGCACCGGGTGAACAGACGAACACCGCTATGGAGTCCGTGATGCCTTCTGTCATGGAGGACGGGACATCGTTGCCGATCACGGCGGCGGACTCCTCCACCGTTACGCAGGTCGAACACAAAGCCCTCGCGGCCGCATCCGCAGATTCCACGGCGGCCATTCCATCAGGCGCCACGCTGCAGCCGTCCGTCGATACCAACGGACAGCAGACGACCTTGTCCGACCTCGCTACGACACCGAGCGGTCAAGCTCAGCCGACGCCCGGAGAACTCCGCACGCTTCAACAGGAAAAACCGACATTCCCGCTCACGCGTGAAGAGCAGCCGCACGCTCCTGCAACAAGTGAGGTGAAGGCTGAGCCGGTGATCCTGCCCAACGAGTTGCGCTCTCAGGTACGGGAAGACCTCGCGGCGGCCCACGCACTGACCGCTGAACAGATCCAACGTTCGGAAGACAATCGGCCTCTGGTCATGGAACGTCCGATGCCCGTACAAGACACTCCGGCGCCGAAAGAAGAGGACGTGTCTCGTCAGCCTGCGGTTGCCCTGACTGCCTGGCAAGAAGCCGCAAGCCAGAAGGATGAAGGCGGGATGGAGTGGTCCGGCCATGACCATCGCGAACGCCCGTCTGCCGAGCAGACTGCGGCCCAATCCATCGTGCCGGAGGCTTCCGCGCCTGCCGCGCCATCGAATCCCACGTTGGTGACCCATGGCGTGGATCACCGCGCGTTTTCCTCCGCTCCTTCAGCCAAGCTTCCCGCCGACACTCAGCCGGCCGCAACCCTCCCTCCCGTTCAGTCGACCGATTGGATGCCGGGGAATTCAACGGGCCAAACCAAGTCGATGGTACTCGAGCTTTCGCAAGCCGATCTGGGACGGGTGAATATTCGTGTCGCGGTCAATCAGGAGACCGTCCACACGCATTTCTCATCCGAGCGAAACGAGTTAGGACAGTATTTGATGAACGGGCAAGACCGGTTGCAATCGGCATTGACCGCATCGGGCTTGGATCTGGGACGCTTTCAAGTCGACATTGACCGACAGAGCGCCGGACGGTCTTTCGAACAACCGACGTCTCGGGACCAGTCACCGGGCCATGCTCCGCAGGAAGAGCGGCAGAACTCGGGCCGGGGACGTGAAGAAACGATGCGTGAGACGACGCCGCGTCGCGGCATGTTGAATCTGGTGGCATAA
- a CDS encoding MotE family protein — MKPVYTNPVTDRITLRHRVRPQSTVTRSARRSHLWTLAGGMTGSVFLLWVMVQLGQASSEPQPKPAKPAAAAASSTPAGPSGSADTTADTAAATATPEPSIETPREIIEMLDQRKKDLDRRETAVRQEEERILALKTELEGLLTRNEATQKKLEESRRLHQKQTTEQKIQQDQFIAERKALFSKQAQDQKSQSQAQLAKMYESMPSEEAAARLEKMPEHKAIEILRIVKPKTAGAILSQVRVDRAAKLTEQLLGQTP, encoded by the coding sequence ATGAAGCCTGTCTACACCAATCCGGTCACCGATCGCATTACGCTGCGGCATCGCGTGAGGCCGCAATCTACAGTCACTCGATCGGCGCGGCGCTCCCATCTGTGGACCTTAGCCGGAGGCATGACCGGATCGGTATTTCTGCTGTGGGTCATGGTGCAGCTGGGCCAAGCGTCATCCGAGCCGCAACCCAAACCGGCGAAGCCGGCCGCTGCAGCGGCAAGCTCCACACCGGCGGGACCGTCCGGGAGCGCTGACACGACGGCTGACACAGCCGCTGCCACGGCTACGCCAGAACCGTCCATTGAGACGCCGAGAGAAATCATTGAGATGCTGGATCAGCGCAAGAAAGATCTCGACCGCCGTGAAACGGCCGTTCGGCAAGAAGAAGAGCGTATCCTCGCCCTCAAGACGGAACTGGAAGGGCTGCTTACGCGCAATGAGGCCACGCAGAAGAAGCTGGAGGAGTCTCGGCGGCTGCATCAGAAACAAACGACGGAACAGAAAATCCAGCAGGACCAGTTTATCGCGGAGCGGAAAGCCCTGTTCTCCAAGCAAGCGCAGGATCAGAAGAGTCAGAGCCAGGCGCAGCTCGCGAAGATGTATGAGTCCATGCCGTCAGAAGAAGCCGCAGCCAGACTCGAAAAGATGCCCGAGCACAAAGCGATCGAAATCCTTCGGATCGTCAAGCCGAAAACTGCCGGTGCCATTCTCTCTCAAGTGCGTGTGGACCGTGCCGCCAAGCTCACGGAACAGCTGCTCGGTCAAACCCCCTAA
- the fliJ gene encoding flagellar export protein FliJ, translating to MSVQSLQHYRLQIEEQLKMELAEVTQQLLQAEQSIARLADDQRQQEERYREETSQGLTIEQLLEWQSHFEAQAAATEQARRTLAHWQLQWDEARAKLVAASQDRRTLDRLIERYREAALTEMRRREQMATDESAHHRFAGQGDTLS from the coding sequence ATGAGCGTACAGTCGCTGCAACACTATCGTCTTCAGATTGAGGAGCAGCTCAAGATGGAGCTGGCCGAAGTTACACAGCAACTCCTCCAGGCGGAACAATCCATCGCGCGCTTGGCGGACGATCAGCGGCAGCAGGAGGAGCGGTACCGTGAAGAGACCAGCCAAGGATTGACCATCGAGCAACTCCTGGAGTGGCAATCGCACTTTGAAGCGCAAGCGGCCGCCACGGAGCAGGCCCGGCGTACGCTGGCGCATTGGCAACTGCAATGGGACGAGGCGCGAGCCAAACTGGTCGCCGCCAGTCAGGATCGCCGTACATTGGATCGTCTGATTGAGCGGTATCGGGAGGCGGCCCTGACGGAAATGCGCCGCCGCGAGCAGATGGCGACGGATGAGTCAGCGCATCATCGCTTTGCCGGCCAGGGAGATACGTTGTCATGA